One Candidatus Poribacteria bacterium DNA segment encodes these proteins:
- a CDS encoding sulfatase-like hydrolase/transferase, with protein MKTQQPNVLIITTDQQRTDSLSCYGSTFTDTPHLDRFASEGVCFERAYCANPVCTPARASLFSGRYVSRHGAWNVGMNVPEDEPMLSHRLAEVGYRTHYIGKAHFQPFGASAAQSIETFRDTTRYPAFQGPYYGFETVELALGHATYGVAGHYGEWVRSQVPEETFDSYSKATRLSETGFGGEAYDWDIPLKYHNSVWTADRTIDFLSNQDTSQPFLLAVGFQDPHHPHCVPTEFEDRVDPVQVPLPDFVAGELVDKPPHFLEARCGELEQSEIRGTFAIAGQGGGADYRKVSEDDARLGRAYYYNMVKIIDQQMGRILECLDTCGLAENTLVVFTTDHGELLGDHGLWMKGPFHYEQLIRVPTLLRFPQAIPARQRAQALFSHVDIVPTVLSAVGLSIPSDTDGVDAMPMLTGEAESVRDSVLVECVDDPRGLRLKTIVTDTRKLTWYCGHPYGELYDLESDPGERVNQWDNVAYTVDKMSLMSRILETMEPLERRVDRLSYA; from the coding sequence ATGAAAACACAACAACCGAATGTCCTCATTATTACAACCGATCAGCAGCGGACAGATAGCCTCAGCTGCTATGGATCAACGTTCACGGATACACCGCATCTGGACAGGTTCGCATCCGAGGGGGTCTGTTTTGAACGCGCCTATTGTGCGAATCCGGTGTGTACACCTGCCCGCGCCTCACTCTTTTCAGGACGGTATGTGAGTCGTCACGGTGCGTGGAACGTCGGTATGAATGTCCCTGAAGACGAACCGATGCTGTCGCACCGACTCGCTGAAGTCGGGTATCGCACGCATTATATCGGCAAAGCACACTTCCAACCCTTCGGTGCATCGGCTGCACAATCTATCGAAACGTTCCGCGATACGACGCGCTATCCGGCGTTCCAAGGGCCTTACTACGGGTTTGAAACGGTGGAACTGGCACTCGGACATGCGACGTATGGCGTTGCAGGGCATTACGGCGAATGGGTTCGGTCACAAGTTCCCGAAGAGACCTTTGACAGTTATAGCAAAGCGACACGTTTGAGTGAAACAGGCTTTGGTGGCGAGGCGTACGATTGGGATATACCCCTGAAATACCACAATAGCGTCTGGACGGCCGATCGAACAATAGATTTTCTGTCGAATCAGGATACATCTCAACCCTTCTTGTTGGCAGTCGGTTTTCAAGATCCGCATCACCCGCATTGTGTTCCGACCGAGTTTGAAGATCGCGTTGATCCCGTACAGGTCCCGCTGCCTGACTTCGTTGCGGGGGAGTTAGTGGACAAACCGCCGCATTTCTTGGAAGCACGTTGCGGAGAACTCGAACAATCGGAAATTCGTGGAACGTTTGCTATTGCGGGACAGGGAGGCGGTGCGGATTATCGCAAAGTCTCTGAAGACGACGCACGGCTCGGCAGGGCATATTATTACAATATGGTGAAAATTATTGATCAGCAGATGGGACGTATTCTGGAGTGTCTGGATACGTGTGGATTGGCAGAAAATACATTGGTGGTTTTCACAACCGACCACGGCGAACTTCTTGGGGATCATGGTCTCTGGATGAAAGGACCGTTCCATTACGAGCAGCTTATCCGTGTGCCAACATTGCTGCGATTTCCGCAAGCAATACCCGCCCGACAACGCGCACAGGCACTTTTCAGCCACGTTGATATTGTGCCGACAGTCCTCTCTGCAGTCGGCTTGTCGATCCCATCGGATACCGATGGTGTGGACGCTATGCCGATGCTTACGGGAGAAGCGGAATCTGTCCGCGATTCGGTGTTGGTTGAGTGTGTGGATGATCCACGTGGCTTGCGTCTCAAAACGATCGTGACGGATACTCGGAAACTGACGTGGTATTGTGGGCATCCTTACGGTGAGTTATACGATTTGGAAAGCGATCCGGGTGAGCGGGTCAATCAGTGGGATAACGTCGCATACACTGTTGACAAGATGTCTCTGATGAGCCGTATTCTTGAGACGATGGAGCCTTTAGAGAGAAGGGTTGATCGGTTGTCGTATGCGTGA
- a CDS encoding sugar phosphate isomerase/epimerase, whose amino-acid sequence MKLSLSVRVAETASKKDATHTFAQLTELAAGLGYAAVCMRASQVGIHSPLAEITAARKQAASLNLKVSMVTGDFPVPLNNEQGPDGLRNITPYLDLTAFLGADLIRIAMKVEDDIAWAQRASDEAAERGIRLAHQSHTQSLFETVDGSVDVLKRVGRKNFGIIYEPANLDLCGQDYGVETLKRFSPYLMNVYLQNHIRRPDGKTRLLTWIQGEVPHDPIRLQDKGGIDFPSVFQGLEAIGYDGYVTVHQAFREIMEPEDAAEQSYTYLKPFCG is encoded by the coding sequence ATGAAACTTTCACTTTCCGTGCGCGTCGCAGAAACCGCATCGAAGAAAGATGCCACGCATACATTTGCACAACTCACTGAACTCGCAGCAGGGCTCGGCTATGCAGCGGTCTGCATGCGAGCCTCGCAAGTCGGTATCCATTCGCCTTTAGCAGAAATTACCGCTGCCCGCAAACAGGCAGCATCCCTCAACCTGAAGGTCTCTATGGTTACCGGTGATTTCCCCGTGCCGCTGAATAACGAACAGGGACCGGATGGACTCCGCAATATAACTCCCTATCTCGATTTAACAGCATTTCTCGGTGCAGACCTCATCCGTATTGCGATGAAGGTTGAAGACGACATCGCCTGGGCACAACGTGCTTCTGACGAAGCTGCTGAACGTGGCATCCGTCTTGCGCATCAATCGCATACGCAGAGTTTGTTTGAAACAGTAGATGGATCTGTCGATGTGTTGAAACGCGTCGGTCGGAAGAACTTCGGGATTATCTATGAACCTGCGAACCTTGATCTGTGTGGGCAGGATTATGGTGTGGAAACGCTCAAGCGGTTTTCGCCGTATCTGATGAATGTCTATCTCCAGAACCACATCCGCCGACCTGATGGAAAAACACGCCTTTTGACGTGGATTCAAGGCGAAGTCCCACACGATCCAATCCGTTTACAGGACAAGGGTGGCATCGACTTTCCGTCAGTTTTTCAAGGGTTGGAAGCGATAGGTTACGACGGCTATGTAACGGTGCATCAGGCGTTCCGTGAGATCATGGAGCCTGAAGACGCAGCGGAACAGAGCTACACCTATTTGAAACCGTTTTGTGGATAG